In the genome of Gadus chalcogrammus isolate NIFS_2021 chromosome 21, NIFS_Gcha_1.0, whole genome shotgun sequence, one region contains:
- the dse gene encoding dermatan-sulfate epimerase isoform X3: MGRWDPAPAGRVGKVHFLRELRSSNLQFKMNWLVKDAPWDEVPVAHSLTGFATAYDFLFEFLSQAQQERFLQVIGNATRMMYEKSYVRGWGFQYLHNHQPTNCVALLTGSLVYMTQGYLQEAYVWAKQALSVMEKSMVLLQEVTDGSVYEGVAYGSYTTRSLFQYIHLVQRHFSIGHFTHPWLLQHYAFMYRTILPGFQRTVAIADSNYNWFYGPESQLVFLDRFVMRNGSGNWLAEQIIQNRVTEGPGVRGKGQRWCTLHTEFIWYDPSLTATPPPDFGTPQLHHFLDWGVVTYGSALTADTNHSFLSFKAGKLGGRAIFDIVHQNKYREWVKGWRNFNAGHEHPDQNTFTFAPNGVPFITEALYGPKYTLLNNAVLFGPVAAAAGGCFGPWAGQVTEACDSKWLRYKEGPAADAQASMEAAMQRQGLVFVRGEARSAYSPELKLRSFQRNLLLLHPQLLVVVDHVELEPDSPTSAMSAFFHNTDAPFRADEVDGVHGACIRHGEDSYKMFWMDDTGFSDKGQLGYWGYPRGYPYNGSNYVNVTMPLRYPRTRVAYVFFGPGVVVRSFSLRGDAERVDLYLSTQDHSYTVYLLTAAAPSKPLFAMVLVDQKKVVFEKTPSAPPTPLAEVEEYVNVVEDNLQHAMPVFQQMERHILGRVLNTASFRKTAERLLQFSDKKRTEEVIEKMFSMSKKQGKGKGGKKVNMADELSESLPDLFAQVELSEKKERQKSPRRVSEDAEEGDGDSRAFIEYADSRKNRKDASVKGRKFKQVQVAPTAAGAGGGGPPAANAYVRLFLLGNISTFFLLLGAMLFRLPKPRSRRLQKGFYGLLLADSAVLLYLYSSCSRAQC, translated from the exons ATGGGACGATGGGACCCTGCACCCGCGGGCAGagttgggaaagttcacttcCTACGTGAACTACGTAGTTCAAATCTTCAGTTTAAAATGAACTG gctggTGAAGGACGCTCCCTGGGACGAGGTCCCGGTCGCCCACTCCCTGACGGGCTTCGCCACGGCATATGACTTCCTGTTTGAGTTCCTGAGCCAGGCTCAGCAGGAGCGCTTCCTGCAGGTGATCGGCAACGCCACGCGCATGATGTACGAGAAGTCGTACGTGCGCGGCTGGGGCTTCCAGtacctccacaaccaccagcCAACCAACTGTGTGGCGCTGCTGACGGGAAGCCTGGTGTACATGACCCAAG gctaCCTCCAGGAGGCGTACGTGTGGGCGAAGCAGGCGCTGTCTGTGATGGAGAAGTCCATGGTGCTCCTGCAGGAGGTGACGGACGGCTCGGTGTACGAGGGCGTGGCGTACGGCAGCTACACCACGCGCTCCCTCTTCCAGTACATCCACCTGGTCCAGAGGCACTTCTCCATCGGACACTTCACCCACCCATGGCTGCTGCAGCACTACGCCTTCATGTACCGCACCATCCTGCCCG GCTTCCAGAGGACGGTGGCCATCGCCGACTCCAACTACAACTGGTTCTACGGCCCCGAGAGCCAGCTGGTCTTCCTGGACCGCTTCGTGATGCGCAACGGCAGCGGCAACTGGCTGGCGGAGCAGATCATCCAGAACCGGGTGACGGAGGGACCCGGGGTGAGGGGGAAAGGCCAGCGCTGGTGCACCCTGCACACAGAGTTCatctg GTACGACCCCAGCCTgacggccacgcccccccccgaCTTCGGCACGCCCCAGCTGCACCACTTCCTGGACTGGGGCGTGGTCACCTACGGCAGCGCCCTCACCGCCGACACCAACCACTCCTTCCTGTCCTTCAAGGCGGGCAAACTGGGCGGCCGCGCCATCTTCGACATCGTCCACCAGAACAAGTACCGCGAGTGGGTGAAGGGCTGGAGGAACTTCAACGCGGGCCACGAGCACCCCGACCAGAACACCTTCACCTTCGCGCCCAACGGCGTGCCCTTCATCACCGAGGCGCTGTACGGGCCCAAGTACACCCTGCTGAACAACGCGGTGCTGTTCGGCCCCGTGGCGGCGGCCGCCGGGGGCTGCTTCGGGCCCTGGGCCGGCCAGGTCACAGAGGCCTGCGACTCCAAGTGGCTGCGCTACAAGGAGGGTCCGGCGGCGGACGCCCAGGCCAGCATGGAGGCGGCCATGCAGCGGCAGGGCCTGGTGTTCGTCCGCGGGGAGGCCCGGTCCGCCTACAGCCCCGAGCTGAAGCTCCGCAGCTTCCAGAggaacctgctgctgctgcaccctcagctgctggtggtggtggaccacGTGGAGCTGGAGCCCGACAGCCCCACGAGCGCCATGAGCGCCTTCTTCCACAACACGGACGCGCCCTTCCGGGCGGACGAGGTGGACGGCGTGCACGGGGCCTGCATCAGGCACGGCGAGGACTCCTACAAGATGTTCTGGATGGACGACACGGGCTTCAGCGACAAGGGGCAGCTGGGTTACTGGGGCTACCCCAGGGGGTACCCCTACAATGGCTCCAACTACGTGAACGTGACCATGCCGCTGAGGTACCCTCGCACCCGGGTGGCCTACGTCTTCTTCGGCCCGGGCGTGGTCGTGCGGAGCTTCAGTCTGCGCGGGGACGCGGAGCGCGTGGACCTGTACCTGTCCACGCAGGACCACAGCTACACGGTGTACCTGCTGACCGCCGCGGCCCCCAGCAAGCCGCTGTTTGCCATGGTGCTGGTCGACCAGAAGAAGGTGGTGTTCGAGAAGACGCCGTCGGCGCCGCCCACGCCgctggcggaggtggaggagtacgTCAACGTGGTGGAGGACAACCTCCAGCACGCCATGCCCGTCTTCCAGCAGATGGAGAGGCACATCCTGGGCCGGGTGCTGAACACCGCCAGCTTCCGCAAGACGGCCGAGCGCCTGCTGCAGTTCTCTGACAAGAAGCGGACGGAGGAGGTCATCGAGAAGATGTTCAGCATGTCCAAGAAGCAGGGAAAGGGCAAGGGCGGCAAGAAGGTCAACATGGCCGACGAGCTCTCCGAGAGCCTGCCCGACCTCTTCGCTCAGGTGGAGCTGAGCGAGAAGAAGGAGCGGCAGAAGAGCCCGCGGCGCGTCTCCGAGGACGCCGAGGAGGGCGACGGAGACTCGCGGGCCTTCATCGAGTACGCCGACAGCCGCAAGAACCGGAAGGACGCCTCCGTGAAGGGCCGCAAGTTCAAGCAGGTCCAGGTGGCGCccacggcggcgggggcggggggcggcggCCCGCCCGCCGCGAACGCCTACGTCAGACTGTTCCTGTTGGGGAACATCAGCACCTTCTTCCTGCTGCTGGGCGCCATGCTGTTCAGGCTGCCCAAGCCGCGCAGCCGGCGCCTCCAGAAGGGCTTCTACGGCCTGCTGCTGGCGGACAGCGCGGTGCTGCTGTACCtctactcctcctgctcccgcGCGCAGTGCTGA
- the dse gene encoding dermatan-sulfate epimerase isoform X1: MGRWDPAPAGRVGKVHFLRELRSSNLQFKMNWHNTARGAPTVFLLSLLWPLLPPAAAEEVDPSGGVPFMGGNYEGHPMLYFDRADVEELQARASGTHRDLARRIREAGEAMLEHPEEYLPPWSPARFSARWNEVYGNNLGALSMFCLLYPHRAGALDLARDYMERMAAQPSWLVKDAPWDEVPVAHSLTGFATAYDFLFEFLSQAQQERFLQVIGNATRMMYEKSYVRGWGFQYLHNHQPTNCVALLTGSLVYMTQGYLQEAYVWAKQALSVMEKSMVLLQEVTDGSVYEGVAYGSYTTRSLFQYIHLVQRHFSIGHFTHPWLLQHYAFMYRTILPGFQRTVAIADSNYNWFYGPESQLVFLDRFVMRNGSGNWLAEQIIQNRVTEGPGVRGKGQRWCTLHTEFIWYDPSLTATPPPDFGTPQLHHFLDWGVVTYGSALTADTNHSFLSFKAGKLGGRAIFDIVHQNKYREWVKGWRNFNAGHEHPDQNTFTFAPNGVPFITEALYGPKYTLLNNAVLFGPVAAAAGGCFGPWAGQVTEACDSKWLRYKEGPAADAQASMEAAMQRQGLVFVRGEARSAYSPELKLRSFQRNLLLLHPQLLVVVDHVELEPDSPTSAMSAFFHNTDAPFRADEVDGVHGACIRHGEDSYKMFWMDDTGFSDKGQLGYWGYPRGYPYNGSNYVNVTMPLRYPRTRVAYVFFGPGVVVRSFSLRGDAERVDLYLSTQDHSYTVYLLTAAAPSKPLFAMVLVDQKKVVFEKTPSAPPTPLAEVEEYVNVVEDNLQHAMPVFQQMERHILGRVLNTASFRKTAERLLQFSDKKRTEEVIEKMFSMSKKQGKGKGGKKVNMADELSESLPDLFAQVELSEKKERQKSPRRVSEDAEEGDGDSRAFIEYADSRKNRKDASVKGRKFKQVQVAPTAAGAGGGGPPAANAYVRLFLLGNISTFFLLLGAMLFRLPKPRSRRLQKGFYGLLLADSAVLLYLYSSCSRAQC, from the exons ATGGGACGATGGGACCCTGCACCCGCGGGCAGagttgggaaagttcacttcCTACGTGAACTACGTAGTTCAAATCTTCAGTTTAAAATGAACTG gcacaacactgcCCGCGGGGCCCCCACGGTGTTCTTGTTGAGCCTGCTGTGGCCCCTGCTTCCCCccgcggcggcggaggaggtggacccCAGCGGCGGCGTCCCCTTCATGGGGGGGAACTACGAGGGCCACCCCATGCTGTACTTCGACCGGGCCGACGTGGAGGAGCTCCAGGCCCGGGCGTCCGGGACCCACCGGGACCTGGCCCGGAGGATCCGCGAGGCCGGGGAGGCCATGCTGGAGCACCCCGAGGAATACCTGCCCCCCTGGAGCCCGGCGAGGTTCAGCGCCCGCTGGAACGAGGTGTACGGGAACAACCTGGGGGCACTGTCCATGTTCTGCCTGCTGTACCCGCACCGCGCCGGGGCACTGGACCTGGCCCGCGACTACATGGAGAGGATGGCCGCTCAGCCTAGTTG gctggTGAAGGACGCTCCCTGGGACGAGGTCCCGGTCGCCCACTCCCTGACGGGCTTCGCCACGGCATATGACTTCCTGTTTGAGTTCCTGAGCCAGGCTCAGCAGGAGCGCTTCCTGCAGGTGATCGGCAACGCCACGCGCATGATGTACGAGAAGTCGTACGTGCGCGGCTGGGGCTTCCAGtacctccacaaccaccagcCAACCAACTGTGTGGCGCTGCTGACGGGAAGCCTGGTGTACATGACCCAAG gctaCCTCCAGGAGGCGTACGTGTGGGCGAAGCAGGCGCTGTCTGTGATGGAGAAGTCCATGGTGCTCCTGCAGGAGGTGACGGACGGCTCGGTGTACGAGGGCGTGGCGTACGGCAGCTACACCACGCGCTCCCTCTTCCAGTACATCCACCTGGTCCAGAGGCACTTCTCCATCGGACACTTCACCCACCCATGGCTGCTGCAGCACTACGCCTTCATGTACCGCACCATCCTGCCCG GCTTCCAGAGGACGGTGGCCATCGCCGACTCCAACTACAACTGGTTCTACGGCCCCGAGAGCCAGCTGGTCTTCCTGGACCGCTTCGTGATGCGCAACGGCAGCGGCAACTGGCTGGCGGAGCAGATCATCCAGAACCGGGTGACGGAGGGACCCGGGGTGAGGGGGAAAGGCCAGCGCTGGTGCACCCTGCACACAGAGTTCatctg GTACGACCCCAGCCTgacggccacgcccccccccgaCTTCGGCACGCCCCAGCTGCACCACTTCCTGGACTGGGGCGTGGTCACCTACGGCAGCGCCCTCACCGCCGACACCAACCACTCCTTCCTGTCCTTCAAGGCGGGCAAACTGGGCGGCCGCGCCATCTTCGACATCGTCCACCAGAACAAGTACCGCGAGTGGGTGAAGGGCTGGAGGAACTTCAACGCGGGCCACGAGCACCCCGACCAGAACACCTTCACCTTCGCGCCCAACGGCGTGCCCTTCATCACCGAGGCGCTGTACGGGCCCAAGTACACCCTGCTGAACAACGCGGTGCTGTTCGGCCCCGTGGCGGCGGCCGCCGGGGGCTGCTTCGGGCCCTGGGCCGGCCAGGTCACAGAGGCCTGCGACTCCAAGTGGCTGCGCTACAAGGAGGGTCCGGCGGCGGACGCCCAGGCCAGCATGGAGGCGGCCATGCAGCGGCAGGGCCTGGTGTTCGTCCGCGGGGAGGCCCGGTCCGCCTACAGCCCCGAGCTGAAGCTCCGCAGCTTCCAGAggaacctgctgctgctgcaccctcagctgctggtggtggtggaccacGTGGAGCTGGAGCCCGACAGCCCCACGAGCGCCATGAGCGCCTTCTTCCACAACACGGACGCGCCCTTCCGGGCGGACGAGGTGGACGGCGTGCACGGGGCCTGCATCAGGCACGGCGAGGACTCCTACAAGATGTTCTGGATGGACGACACGGGCTTCAGCGACAAGGGGCAGCTGGGTTACTGGGGCTACCCCAGGGGGTACCCCTACAATGGCTCCAACTACGTGAACGTGACCATGCCGCTGAGGTACCCTCGCACCCGGGTGGCCTACGTCTTCTTCGGCCCGGGCGTGGTCGTGCGGAGCTTCAGTCTGCGCGGGGACGCGGAGCGCGTGGACCTGTACCTGTCCACGCAGGACCACAGCTACACGGTGTACCTGCTGACCGCCGCGGCCCCCAGCAAGCCGCTGTTTGCCATGGTGCTGGTCGACCAGAAGAAGGTGGTGTTCGAGAAGACGCCGTCGGCGCCGCCCACGCCgctggcggaggtggaggagtacgTCAACGTGGTGGAGGACAACCTCCAGCACGCCATGCCCGTCTTCCAGCAGATGGAGAGGCACATCCTGGGCCGGGTGCTGAACACCGCCAGCTTCCGCAAGACGGCCGAGCGCCTGCTGCAGTTCTCTGACAAGAAGCGGACGGAGGAGGTCATCGAGAAGATGTTCAGCATGTCCAAGAAGCAGGGAAAGGGCAAGGGCGGCAAGAAGGTCAACATGGCCGACGAGCTCTCCGAGAGCCTGCCCGACCTCTTCGCTCAGGTGGAGCTGAGCGAGAAGAAGGAGCGGCAGAAGAGCCCGCGGCGCGTCTCCGAGGACGCCGAGGAGGGCGACGGAGACTCGCGGGCCTTCATCGAGTACGCCGACAGCCGCAAGAACCGGAAGGACGCCTCCGTGAAGGGCCGCAAGTTCAAGCAGGTCCAGGTGGCGCccacggcggcgggggcggggggcggcggCCCGCCCGCCGCGAACGCCTACGTCAGACTGTTCCTGTTGGGGAACATCAGCACCTTCTTCCTGCTGCTGGGCGCCATGCTGTTCAGGCTGCCCAAGCCGCGCAGCCGGCGCCTCCAGAAGGGCTTCTACGGCCTGCTGCTGGCGGACAGCGCGGTGCTGCTGTACCtctactcctcctgctcccgcGCGCAGTGCTGA
- the dse gene encoding dermatan-sulfate epimerase isoform X2, whose product MNEFMNYRSMNSFRHNTARGAPTVFLLSLLWPLLPPAAAEEVDPSGGVPFMGGNYEGHPMLYFDRADVEELQARASGTHRDLARRIREAGEAMLEHPEEYLPPWSPARFSARWNEVYGNNLGALSMFCLLYPHRAGALDLARDYMERMAAQPSWLVKDAPWDEVPVAHSLTGFATAYDFLFEFLSQAQQERFLQVIGNATRMMYEKSYVRGWGFQYLHNHQPTNCVALLTGSLVYMTQGYLQEAYVWAKQALSVMEKSMVLLQEVTDGSVYEGVAYGSYTTRSLFQYIHLVQRHFSIGHFTHPWLLQHYAFMYRTILPGFQRTVAIADSNYNWFYGPESQLVFLDRFVMRNGSGNWLAEQIIQNRVTEGPGVRGKGQRWCTLHTEFIWYDPSLTATPPPDFGTPQLHHFLDWGVVTYGSALTADTNHSFLSFKAGKLGGRAIFDIVHQNKYREWVKGWRNFNAGHEHPDQNTFTFAPNGVPFITEALYGPKYTLLNNAVLFGPVAAAAGGCFGPWAGQVTEACDSKWLRYKEGPAADAQASMEAAMQRQGLVFVRGEARSAYSPELKLRSFQRNLLLLHPQLLVVVDHVELEPDSPTSAMSAFFHNTDAPFRADEVDGVHGACIRHGEDSYKMFWMDDTGFSDKGQLGYWGYPRGYPYNGSNYVNVTMPLRYPRTRVAYVFFGPGVVVRSFSLRGDAERVDLYLSTQDHSYTVYLLTAAAPSKPLFAMVLVDQKKVVFEKTPSAPPTPLAEVEEYVNVVEDNLQHAMPVFQQMERHILGRVLNTASFRKTAERLLQFSDKKRTEEVIEKMFSMSKKQGKGKGGKKVNMADELSESLPDLFAQVELSEKKERQKSPRRVSEDAEEGDGDSRAFIEYADSRKNRKDASVKGRKFKQVQVAPTAAGAGGGGPPAANAYVRLFLLGNISTFFLLLGAMLFRLPKPRSRRLQKGFYGLLLADSAVLLYLYSSCSRAQC is encoded by the exons atgaacgagttcatgaactatcgttcGATGAACTcgttcaggcacaacactgcCCGCGGGGCCCCCACGGTGTTCTTGTTGAGCCTGCTGTGGCCCCTGCTTCCCCccgcggcggcggaggaggtggacccCAGCGGCGGCGTCCCCTTCATGGGGGGGAACTACGAGGGCCACCCCATGCTGTACTTCGACCGGGCCGACGTGGAGGAGCTCCAGGCCCGGGCGTCCGGGACCCACCGGGACCTGGCCCGGAGGATCCGCGAGGCCGGGGAGGCCATGCTGGAGCACCCCGAGGAATACCTGCCCCCCTGGAGCCCGGCGAGGTTCAGCGCCCGCTGGAACGAGGTGTACGGGAACAACCTGGGGGCACTGTCCATGTTCTGCCTGCTGTACCCGCACCGCGCCGGGGCACTGGACCTGGCCCGCGACTACATGGAGAGGATGGCCGCTCAGCCTAGTTG gctggTGAAGGACGCTCCCTGGGACGAGGTCCCGGTCGCCCACTCCCTGACGGGCTTCGCCACGGCATATGACTTCCTGTTTGAGTTCCTGAGCCAGGCTCAGCAGGAGCGCTTCCTGCAGGTGATCGGCAACGCCACGCGCATGATGTACGAGAAGTCGTACGTGCGCGGCTGGGGCTTCCAGtacctccacaaccaccagcCAACCAACTGTGTGGCGCTGCTGACGGGAAGCCTGGTGTACATGACCCAAG gctaCCTCCAGGAGGCGTACGTGTGGGCGAAGCAGGCGCTGTCTGTGATGGAGAAGTCCATGGTGCTCCTGCAGGAGGTGACGGACGGCTCGGTGTACGAGGGCGTGGCGTACGGCAGCTACACCACGCGCTCCCTCTTCCAGTACATCCACCTGGTCCAGAGGCACTTCTCCATCGGACACTTCACCCACCCATGGCTGCTGCAGCACTACGCCTTCATGTACCGCACCATCCTGCCCG GCTTCCAGAGGACGGTGGCCATCGCCGACTCCAACTACAACTGGTTCTACGGCCCCGAGAGCCAGCTGGTCTTCCTGGACCGCTTCGTGATGCGCAACGGCAGCGGCAACTGGCTGGCGGAGCAGATCATCCAGAACCGGGTGACGGAGGGACCCGGGGTGAGGGGGAAAGGCCAGCGCTGGTGCACCCTGCACACAGAGTTCatctg GTACGACCCCAGCCTgacggccacgcccccccccgaCTTCGGCACGCCCCAGCTGCACCACTTCCTGGACTGGGGCGTGGTCACCTACGGCAGCGCCCTCACCGCCGACACCAACCACTCCTTCCTGTCCTTCAAGGCGGGCAAACTGGGCGGCCGCGCCATCTTCGACATCGTCCACCAGAACAAGTACCGCGAGTGGGTGAAGGGCTGGAGGAACTTCAACGCGGGCCACGAGCACCCCGACCAGAACACCTTCACCTTCGCGCCCAACGGCGTGCCCTTCATCACCGAGGCGCTGTACGGGCCCAAGTACACCCTGCTGAACAACGCGGTGCTGTTCGGCCCCGTGGCGGCGGCCGCCGGGGGCTGCTTCGGGCCCTGGGCCGGCCAGGTCACAGAGGCCTGCGACTCCAAGTGGCTGCGCTACAAGGAGGGTCCGGCGGCGGACGCCCAGGCCAGCATGGAGGCGGCCATGCAGCGGCAGGGCCTGGTGTTCGTCCGCGGGGAGGCCCGGTCCGCCTACAGCCCCGAGCTGAAGCTCCGCAGCTTCCAGAggaacctgctgctgctgcaccctcagctgctggtggtggtggaccacGTGGAGCTGGAGCCCGACAGCCCCACGAGCGCCATGAGCGCCTTCTTCCACAACACGGACGCGCCCTTCCGGGCGGACGAGGTGGACGGCGTGCACGGGGCCTGCATCAGGCACGGCGAGGACTCCTACAAGATGTTCTGGATGGACGACACGGGCTTCAGCGACAAGGGGCAGCTGGGTTACTGGGGCTACCCCAGGGGGTACCCCTACAATGGCTCCAACTACGTGAACGTGACCATGCCGCTGAGGTACCCTCGCACCCGGGTGGCCTACGTCTTCTTCGGCCCGGGCGTGGTCGTGCGGAGCTTCAGTCTGCGCGGGGACGCGGAGCGCGTGGACCTGTACCTGTCCACGCAGGACCACAGCTACACGGTGTACCTGCTGACCGCCGCGGCCCCCAGCAAGCCGCTGTTTGCCATGGTGCTGGTCGACCAGAAGAAGGTGGTGTTCGAGAAGACGCCGTCGGCGCCGCCCACGCCgctggcggaggtggaggagtacgTCAACGTGGTGGAGGACAACCTCCAGCACGCCATGCCCGTCTTCCAGCAGATGGAGAGGCACATCCTGGGCCGGGTGCTGAACACCGCCAGCTTCCGCAAGACGGCCGAGCGCCTGCTGCAGTTCTCTGACAAGAAGCGGACGGAGGAGGTCATCGAGAAGATGTTCAGCATGTCCAAGAAGCAGGGAAAGGGCAAGGGCGGCAAGAAGGTCAACATGGCCGACGAGCTCTCCGAGAGCCTGCCCGACCTCTTCGCTCAGGTGGAGCTGAGCGAGAAGAAGGAGCGGCAGAAGAGCCCGCGGCGCGTCTCCGAGGACGCCGAGGAGGGCGACGGAGACTCGCGGGCCTTCATCGAGTACGCCGACAGCCGCAAGAACCGGAAGGACGCCTCCGTGAAGGGCCGCAAGTTCAAGCAGGTCCAGGTGGCGCccacggcggcgggggcggggggcggcggCCCGCCCGCCGCGAACGCCTACGTCAGACTGTTCCTGTTGGGGAACATCAGCACCTTCTTCCTGCTGCTGGGCGCCATGCTGTTCAGGCTGCCCAAGCCGCGCAGCCGGCGCCTCCAGAAGGGCTTCTACGGCCTGCTGCTGGCGGACAGCGCGGTGCTGCTGTACCtctactcctcctgctcccgcGCGCAGTGCTGA